The following proteins are co-located in the Rhodococcus opacus B4 genome:
- a CDS encoding MFS transporter, translating into MSDNHSRTASVPPGEDLNRLIFRKLMPLLIAAYIIAFIDRTNIGLAKHHLEADLGISAAAYGLGAGLFFLAYSLCEVPSNLIMYRVGARLWITRIMVTWGLLSAAMAFVEGPVSFYILRVLLGVAEAGLFPGVMLYLTYWFGREQRARANGSFLVAVCLANIMGAPIGGALLGLDGLLGWHGWQWMFVLEGLPAVVLAVVVFKYLPNGPLDAKWLDPKQARDLTARLAKEQQDGADASGTHSFAGVFKDKQILLVIAVYFTHQIAVYSLTYFLPSIIGEWGEMSDLTIGLLTALPWVAAAIGTLVLPRYATNGRRSRKMLFGGMSSMIVGFTIGAVSSPALALVGFCIAASTFFVVQSILFAVPAARLAGAALAGGLALVNTLGILGGFVGPFAMGLIETATDNPSAGLWFVIALVSVGAVVSLTLDIRDPQKTTATKNESQVQA; encoded by the coding sequence ATGTCTGACAACCACTCCCGCACGGCGTCCGTGCCGCCCGGCGAGGACCTGAACCGCCTCATCTTCCGCAAGCTGATGCCGCTGCTGATCGCCGCGTACATCATCGCGTTCATCGACCGCACCAACATCGGGCTGGCGAAGCACCATCTGGAAGCCGATCTGGGAATCTCGGCGGCCGCATACGGTTTGGGCGCGGGGCTGTTCTTCCTCGCCTACTCACTGTGCGAGGTTCCCAGCAACCTCATCATGTACCGAGTCGGCGCCCGACTGTGGATCACCCGGATCATGGTCACCTGGGGTCTGCTCTCGGCCGCGATGGCGTTCGTCGAAGGGCCGGTGTCGTTCTACATCCTGCGGGTGCTCCTCGGGGTGGCGGAGGCCGGCCTGTTCCCCGGCGTGATGCTCTACCTCACCTACTGGTTCGGCCGCGAGCAGCGAGCCCGCGCCAACGGATCGTTCCTCGTCGCGGTGTGCCTGGCGAACATCATGGGCGCCCCCATCGGCGGCGCGCTCCTGGGTCTGGACGGTCTGCTCGGCTGGCACGGGTGGCAGTGGATGTTCGTCCTTGAGGGGCTGCCCGCCGTGGTCCTCGCCGTCGTGGTGTTCAAGTATCTGCCCAACGGCCCGCTCGACGCCAAGTGGCTCGACCCGAAGCAGGCCCGGGACCTCACCGCGCGGCTGGCCAAGGAGCAACAGGACGGCGCCGACGCGTCCGGCACCCATTCGTTCGCCGGTGTGTTCAAGGACAAGCAGATCCTGCTGGTGATCGCCGTGTACTTCACCCATCAGATCGCGGTGTACAGCCTCACCTACTTCCTGCCGAGCATCATCGGCGAGTGGGGCGAGATGTCGGACCTGACGATCGGGTTGCTCACCGCCCTGCCGTGGGTGGCGGCGGCGATCGGCACGCTGGTCCTGCCGCGGTACGCCACCAACGGCCGACGCTCGCGCAAGATGCTGTTCGGCGGAATGTCCTCGATGATCGTCGGCTTCACGATCGGCGCGGTGTCGAGTCCGGCGCTGGCACTGGTCGGGTTCTGCATCGCGGCCTCCACCTTCTTCGTCGTCCAGTCCATCCTGTTCGCCGTTCCGGCGGCCCGACTGGCCGGCGCCGCCCTGGCCGGCGGACTGGCCCTGGTCAACACCCTCGGAATCCTCGGCGGATTCGTCGGGCCCTTCGCGATGGGGCTGATCGAGACGGCGACCGACAACCCCTCCGCCGGGCTGTGGTTCGTGATCGCGCTCGTTTCCGTCGGGGCGGTGGTCAGTCTCACGCTCGATATTCGCGACCCACAGAAGACAACAGCCACCAAGAACGAAAGTCAGGTACAGGCATGA